From Candidatus Pedobacter colombiensis, one genomic window encodes:
- a CDS encoding DUF2723 domain-containing protein, whose amino-acid sequence MKNYQRINNLTGFILFAFASIVYWLTMEPTASFWDCGEFLSASNKLEVGHQPGAPLFLMIGKMFSLLAMGNTAKIAYWINFSSVLSSGATIMFLYWTITALASKLYPKEKSSLQILSVIAAGITGALAYTFSDTFWFSAVEAEVYALSTLFTAVVFWAILKWERNMDNRWLVLIAFLVGLSIGVHLLSLLAIPAIVLIYYFKKTAKPNLIGTIKAFAVGCVLVGLVQFVIVQYLVLLAAKFDLFFVNTLGFSFGWGAMVFIAILACSIAYTISYSIKHHKYNLNLAMVCLTFILFGFSSYFMIVIRANAKTNINLSNPDNPFALLNYLGRTNYGDTPLLYGRTFDAQQTEIKETGTEYRKGAKKYEESGKAYQLSYDKNLLFPRTYSNKPRHIEFYKNWMGLKENESPGFFQNLSFFSSYQVGFMYWRYFLWNFAGRQNDVQGQGSLTEGNWITGIKSLDGVRLGDQSKLPPSITANEGNNIYFGLPLLLGIAGLIFLYRKNKQITMVIVTLFFFTGLAIILYLNQDPLQVRERDYAYVGSFYAFTIFIGFGVLAIKETLSHIAPQKLSLAVAAITGLLAAPVIMGMQGWNDHDRSDKKTALNWAANYLNSCAPNAILFTNADNDTFPLWYAQEVEGIRTDVRVVCLQFLADSDYINQMKTPANQSAPLPIAMTADKYQKGVRDYLPFIDYGFKDSVELKDLLTVLTSDNKDDKVEMQGGSFENFLPTKKLKLSIDANQLVKTNNIQAKDKDKIAPQMEWDFKKNFAGKADLAIFDILVTNNWERPVYFGSSLSEDTYIGLDKYLYLEGYAYRLLPLKRDPKDNRDKSEMTNSDVMYSNTLHKMDFSGFNKAKYLDPESRRIATDSWAFQNTLASNLISEGKKAQAQQIITKSIKELPLKLYSIHDTLNRLESIRILHNLNNQQDANLLASKTASFLDQELSYIASLPVQQQQASFRDIQIGMYVLNGLGELTNETELNKRIRNKYKELEDTFSKSLG is encoded by the coding sequence ATGAAGAACTACCAACGCATCAACAACCTCACGGGCTTCATTCTTTTTGCCTTTGCAAGTATTGTTTACTGGCTTACTATGGAACCTACCGCCAGCTTTTGGGACTGCGGTGAATTTCTCTCGGCATCCAATAAACTGGAAGTAGGTCACCAACCCGGAGCACCTTTATTTTTAATGATTGGCAAGATGTTCTCGCTCTTAGCTATGGGCAATACCGCTAAAATAGCTTATTGGATAAACTTCAGTTCTGTATTGTCTAGCGGGGCGACTATCATGTTTTTATATTGGACCATCACCGCTTTGGCTTCAAAACTATATCCTAAAGAAAAAAGTTCCTTACAAATTCTCAGTGTAATTGCTGCCGGAATAACTGGCGCATTGGCTTACACTTTTTCAGATACTTTCTGGTTCTCGGCAGTAGAGGCAGAAGTTTATGCACTTTCTACCCTCTTTACGGCCGTTGTATTTTGGGCCATCCTAAAATGGGAACGCAATATGGATAATCGCTGGCTGGTGCTCATTGCTTTTTTAGTTGGCCTTTCCATTGGTGTTCACCTGCTTAGTCTGCTCGCTATTCCAGCAATTGTATTGATCTATTATTTCAAAAAAACAGCGAAGCCTAATTTAATTGGTACAATAAAGGCCTTTGCAGTTGGCTGTGTTCTGGTGGGACTGGTACAATTTGTAATTGTACAATACCTGGTACTCCTGGCCGCAAAATTTGATCTCTTTTTTGTAAACACTCTTGGTTTTAGCTTTGGCTGGGGAGCGATGGTATTTATTGCAATACTAGCTTGTTCTATTGCTTATACCATTTCCTATTCGATTAAACATCATAAATACAACCTTAATCTTGCAATGGTTTGCCTAACCTTCATCCTTTTTGGTTTTAGTTCGTATTTCATGATTGTGATCCGGGCCAATGCCAAAACAAATATCAACTTATCAAATCCAGACAATCCATTTGCTTTACTCAATTATTTGGGCCGCACCAATTACGGCGATACCCCTTTACTGTATGGAAGAACTTTCGACGCGCAACAAACCGAAATTAAAGAAACGGGTACTGAATATAGAAAAGGGGCTAAAAAATATGAAGAATCCGGTAAGGCTTATCAATTAAGCTATGATAAAAACCTGCTCTTTCCACGGACCTATAGCAACAAACCCAGACATATAGAATTTTATAAGAACTGGATGGGACTCAAAGAAAATGAAAGCCCAGGCTTTTTCCAAAATCTAAGCTTCTTTAGCTCTTACCAGGTAGGCTTTATGTATTGGCGTTATTTTTTATGGAACTTTGCTGGTCGCCAAAATGACGTTCAGGGACAAGGCAGTTTAACTGAAGGAAATTGGATTACAGGAATTAAAAGTCTGGATGGCGTCAGACTTGGAGACCAAAGCAAGTTACCCCCATCCATCACCGCCAACGAAGGGAATAATATCTATTTTGGCTTACCACTGCTCTTAGGTATTGCAGGGCTGATCTTTTTATACCGAAAAAATAAACAGATCACGATGGTCATTGTCACCCTTTTCTTTTTTACCGGACTAGCTATTATTCTATATTTAAATCAGGATCCATTGCAAGTGCGCGAAAGAGATTATGCTTATGTAGGCTCATTTTATGCTTTTACTATTTTTATAGGCTTCGGTGTATTGGCCATCAAAGAAACATTATCACATATCGCACCGCAGAAATTAAGTCTGGCTGTCGCCGCTATTACAGGCCTATTAGCCGCGCCGGTAATTATGGGTATGCAAGGTTGGAACGACCATGACCGTTCTGATAAAAAAACGGCATTAAATTGGGCTGCCAATTACCTCAATTCTTGCGCACCAAATGCCATCCTATTTACCAATGCCGACAACGATACCTTCCCCCTATGGTATGCCCAGGAGGTTGAAGGGATCAGAACTGATGTAAGAGTAGTTTGTCTCCAATTTTTAGCTGACAGTGATTATATCAATCAGATGAAAACGCCGGCCAACCAATCTGCCCCCCTACCCATCGCTATGACTGCGGATAAATATCAGAAAGGTGTTCGTGATTATCTTCCCTTTATAGATTATGGTTTTAAAGATAGTGTTGAACTGAAAGATTTACTTACTGTGTTGACCTCCGACAATAAGGACGATAAAGTAGAAATGCAAGGTGGTTCATTTGAAAACTTCCTGCCCACCAAAAAGTTAAAGTTAAGTATTGATGCCAATCAACTGGTTAAAACAAATAACATTCAGGCAAAAGATAAAGACAAAATAGCACCGCAAATGGAATGGGATTTTAAAAAGAATTTTGCGGGCAAAGCGGACCTCGCGATATTTGATATACTGGTTACTAACAACTGGGAAAGACCTGTCTATTTTGGTTCTTCACTCTCCGAAGACACTTACATAGGCTTAGATAAATATCTTTACCTGGAAGGCTATGCTTATCGTTTGCTACCGCTTAAAAGAGATCCTAAAGATAACCGTGATAAATCAGAAATGACCAATTCTGATGTCATGTATAGCAATACCTTACATAAAATGGATTTTTCTGGTTTTAATAAAGCAAAATATCTTGATCCGGAAAGCAGAAGGATTGCTACCGACAGCTGGGCTTTCCAAAATACACTTGCAAGTAACCTGATTTCGGAAGGCAAGAAAGCTCAGGCTCAACAAATCATCACAAAAAGCATTAAAGAACTTCCATTAAAACTCTATTCAATTCATGATACGTTGAACAGGCTTGAATCTATCCGGATACTTCACAACTTAAATAATCAACAGGATGCGAACTTGTTAGCTAGCAAAACAGCTTCGTTTTTGGATCAGGAATTGAGCTATATCGCTTCATTACCCGTACAACAGCAGCAAGCGTCTTTTAGAGATATTCAGATAGGGATGTACGTTTTAAATGGCTTGGGCGAACTTACCAATGAAACTGAGCTCAATAAAAGGATCAGGAATAAGTATAAGGAACTCGAAGATACATTCAGTAAGTCTTTGGGGTAA
- a CDS encoding response regulator: MAKQWNAVIIEDEPLARQRLKRLLAQHETINIIGEASNGMEGLLLIELHNPDLVFLDIEMPVLNGFDMLSRLKKAPKVIFTTAYDQYAVKAFEEESIDYLLKPVEKERLAKAVSKLQQFEGLSDYIIPLDLLMKQLNVKKEVKTLTVKIGDRILLIKLQELAFINAEEKYIFLNTVDGKCHLTDFTLSGLEEKLPDQFVRISRGCMLNADLIKEIRKGFNGAFFFIMNDNAGSKLNSSRSYGPALRERFDL, encoded by the coding sequence ATGGCTAAACAATGGAACGCTGTAATTATCGAAGATGAACCGCTGGCAAGGCAACGGTTGAAACGTCTGTTGGCCCAACATGAGACGATAAATATAATAGGCGAAGCCTCCAATGGTATGGAGGGACTGTTGTTAATCGAACTGCATAATCCCGATCTTGTTTTTCTGGATATTGAAATGCCAGTACTGAATGGCTTTGATATGTTGAGCAGGTTAAAGAAGGCACCAAAAGTAATTTTTACTACAGCCTATGATCAGTATGCCGTTAAGGCCTTCGAGGAAGAATCGATTGACTATCTCCTGAAGCCTGTTGAAAAAGAACGGCTTGCCAAAGCAGTTAGTAAATTACAGCAGTTTGAAGGTCTGTCTGACTACATCATTCCGCTCGATTTGCTCATGAAGCAGCTGAATGTAAAAAAGGAAGTTAAAACACTTACCGTAAAGATAGGCGATCGCATACTGCTCATAAAATTGCAGGAGCTGGCCTTCATCAACGCAGAGGAGAAGTACATATTTTTAAATACCGTTGATGGCAAATGCCACCTCACAGATTTTACCTTGTCTGGTTTGGAAGAAAAACTGCCTGACCAATTTGTGAGGATCAGCAGGGGCTGCATGCTTAATGCCGATCTGATCAAAGAGATCAGAAAAGGGTTTAACGGAGCTTTCTTTTTTATCATGAATGATAATGCAGGCAGCAAGCTAAACTCGAGCAGAAGCTACGGCCCAGCCCTGCGTGAACGTTTTGATCTTTAA
- a CDS encoding histidine kinase: MKDNCSTETDSRRIEVFRNPGFFQRNLTYLLIGFGIGCVLSALISVFSGHFIGFRSVSYEILFSVIISLAIGNSVYLSQKLLKFNRDQIWLFIILYYASSLAAMLLAIESIYFIKWLLFNEPYQLFHPHDYLVSSMLVVIICTIFYIYNSQKARLHARIRERDLDVLKLRQMKTQAELATLQSKINPHFLYNALNAIASLIHEQPDQAEDMTLKLSKLFRYSINNNQDDLVTVAEEMEIVSTYLDIEQIRFGDRISFILDIDPALKQERIPRFLIQPLIENALKHGLKDIAAGAELRITIRKDSRLVIAISDNGAPFPDELNIGYGLQSTFDKLNLLYGSAYELQLLNKPIKQIEIKIPMQHG, translated from the coding sequence ATGAAGGACAATTGCAGTACGGAAACCGATAGCAGAAGAATTGAAGTCTTCAGAAATCCTGGTTTTTTTCAGCGCAATCTAACCTATCTGTTGATCGGGTTTGGTATAGGTTGTGTACTATCTGCGTTAATCTCCGTGTTTAGCGGGCATTTTATCGGGTTCCGTTCTGTAAGTTATGAAATACTATTCAGCGTAATCATCTCGCTGGCCATCGGCAACAGCGTCTATCTTTCGCAAAAACTATTGAAATTCAACAGGGATCAGATCTGGTTGTTTATTATCTTGTATTACGCCAGCAGCCTTGCTGCCATGCTGTTAGCTATAGAATCCATTTACTTTATCAAATGGTTGCTATTCAACGAACCTTACCAGCTGTTTCATCCCCATGATTATCTCGTAAGTTCCATGCTTGTCGTGATTATCTGTACTATTTTCTATATCTACAATTCGCAAAAGGCCCGGCTGCATGCAAGAATCAGAGAAAGGGATCTTGATGTATTGAAGTTAAGGCAGATGAAAACTCAGGCGGAACTTGCAACACTACAATCGAAAATCAATCCCCATTTTCTGTACAATGCATTGAACGCTATCGCAAGCCTGATTCACGAACAGCCTGACCAGGCCGAAGACATGACATTAAAGCTGAGCAAACTGTTTAGATATAGCATCAATAACAATCAGGACGACCTCGTAACAGTGGCAGAGGAAATGGAAATCGTGAGCACTTACCTGGATATTGAGCAGATTCGTTTTGGTGATCGGATCAGTTTTATATTAGACATCGACCCTGCACTGAAGCAGGAAAGGATTCCCCGGTTTCTGATACAGCCGCTGATAGAAAACGCTTTGAAGCATGGCCTGAAAGACATCGCAGCGGGAGCTGAGTTGCGGATTACGATCCGTAAAGATAGTCGGCTGGTGATTGCCATTAGTGATAATGGCGCTCCCTTCCCTGATGAACTGAATATAGGTTATGGCCTGCAAAGTACTTTCGACAAGCTGAACTTGTTGTACGGATCAGCATATGAATTGCAGCTGCTAAACAAGCCCATAAAACAAATAGAAATAAAAATACCGATGCAGCATGGCTAA
- a CDS encoding carboxypeptidase-like regulatory domain-containing protein yields the protein MKNISLTLLMIFTAACLQAQTRISGSIKTSKGKAITNASISIKNSYDGASTDSAGHFDFSTTENGIQMLMFSALNFDADSLQINITGKVMTLNLLMKAAVNELETVKISAGIYTTGDAKKGAILGSVDIATLAGSRADIIAAMQTLPGAQPAGAETGLFVRGGTAAETKTYFDGMLVKSPFNATVPDQASRGRLSPFLFKGTSFSSGGYSAQYGQALSSALVLESTDLPEKTTTGITALTVGGGIDQNIRFKNSALILGGYYYNLVPQYSIFKQQQNTFVKIPEQGGGSIQYKAKTSETGMFKFYAAYGAAVVSLYSPNIDVPTSPSYFSNDNSNVYMNSTYKDYLNSSWKIEAGVSYNRDRDAGLMTVNNYKRVDKLLEGKATLTHYFGRLSNLKFGLETFNIGRTESLNTLGRSYTDQLSSAFAETDAYLSSRLVARIGLRTEYSSYLVRYNLAPRVSLAYKTTTSSQVSFAYGRFFQNPEDGYLIQKPLDYEQADHYILKYELNLADRLLRVEGYYKDYANLTKVNGTSLDNSGYGYARGFELFLKDKKTIPNGDFWISYSFLDSKRDFADYPMLARPSFAAKHTLSVVGKQFIPKLNSQIGATYVFASGRSYVNPNNPVYLSDMTKSLNNLSLSLSYLTHVLKQFSVLYVNASNVAGFKNIYGYKYSTDGLNRRAIQPSSRRDIILGIIMTIGDDNFVR from the coding sequence ATGAAAAATATATCGCTTACGCTCTTAATGATCTTCACGGCAGCTTGCCTTCAGGCGCAGACCCGTATCAGTGGTTCAATCAAAACTTCGAAAGGTAAAGCTATAACAAATGCCAGCATCAGCATTAAAAACAGCTACGACGGCGCATCCACAGATAGCGCTGGTCACTTCGACTTTAGCACTACAGAAAATGGAATTCAAATGCTGATGTTTTCGGCGCTGAACTTTGATGCGGATTCCCTGCAGATCAATATAACAGGCAAAGTCATGACGCTTAATCTGTTGATGAAAGCCGCTGTCAACGAACTGGAAACGGTAAAGATCAGCGCCGGCATATACACCACCGGCGATGCAAAAAAAGGCGCAATATTGGGATCTGTAGATATCGCTACGCTGGCCGGATCCCGGGCTGATATTATCGCAGCAATGCAAACCCTACCCGGAGCGCAACCAGCCGGGGCCGAAACGGGTCTGTTTGTTAGAGGAGGTACCGCTGCAGAGACGAAAACATATTTTGATGGCATGCTTGTAAAAAGTCCGTTCAACGCAACCGTACCTGATCAGGCTTCCAGAGGTCGGCTGTCCCCTTTCCTGTTTAAGGGCACTTCATTTTCTTCAGGAGGTTATTCTGCCCAATATGGGCAGGCACTAAGTTCTGCGCTTGTGCTGGAGAGTACAGATTTGCCAGAGAAAACAACAACGGGAATCACTGCACTTACAGTGGGTGGAGGTATAGATCAGAACATAAGATTTAAAAATAGTGCGCTTATACTAGGTGGTTATTACTACAATCTGGTCCCGCAGTACAGTATTTTCAAACAACAACAAAACACTTTTGTAAAGATACCTGAACAAGGTGGTGGTAGCATACAGTACAAAGCTAAAACATCTGAGACTGGAATGTTTAAATTCTACGCGGCATATGGAGCCGCTGTAGTGAGCCTATATAGTCCAAATATTGATGTACCAACCTCTCCGAGCTACTTTAGCAACGATAATAGTAACGTTTATATGAACAGCACCTATAAAGACTACCTGAACAGTTCATGGAAAATTGAAGCGGGTGTTTCCTATAACCGGGATCGTGATGCGGGCTTAATGACTGTAAACAACTACAAACGTGTTGACAAACTATTAGAAGGCAAGGCTACACTGACACATTATTTCGGGCGTCTTTCTAATCTGAAATTTGGTTTGGAAACATTTAATATCGGCAGAACGGAAAGCTTGAATACCTTAGGCCGGTCCTACACAGATCAGTTGAGTTCGGCATTTGCAGAAACAGACGCGTATTTAAGCAGCAGACTGGTAGCAAGAATAGGACTACGTACTGAGTACTCAAGTTATCTTGTCAGATATAACCTGGCACCTCGTGTTTCTTTAGCCTACAAAACCACAACTTCATCACAGGTTTCATTTGCGTATGGTCGATTTTTCCAGAATCCGGAAGACGGTTATCTGATTCAAAAGCCACTTGACTATGAGCAGGCAGACCATTACATCTTAAAGTATGAACTTAACCTGGCCGACAGGCTGTTGAGAGTTGAAGGTTATTATAAGGATTACGCGAACCTCACTAAAGTGAATGGTACTTCGTTAGATAATTCCGGTTATGGCTATGCACGTGGATTTGAGCTCTTCCTGAAAGACAAGAAAACGATTCCTAACGGAGATTTCTGGATATCCTATTCCTTCCTGGATAGCAAAAGGGATTTTGCGGATTATCCTATGCTCGCCAGGCCATCGTTTGCGGCAAAACACACGCTGTCTGTAGTAGGGAAACAGTTTATACCCAAGCTGAATTCACAGATTGGTGCAACATACGTTTTTGCTTCCGGGCGTAGCTATGTAAATCCAAACAATCCCGTCTACCTGAGCGATATGACCAAAAGTTTAAACAACCTGAGTTTGAGTTTGAGCTACCTGACGCATGTACTCAAACAGTTCAGCGTATTGTATGTAAACGCCAGTAACGTAGCCGGTTTCAAGAACATCTATGGTTACAAGTATAGTACCGACGGACTTAACCGCCGTGCAATACAACCCTCGTCACGCAGGGATATCATTTTAGGGATTATTATGACAATCGGTGATGACAACTTCGTACGCTAA
- a CDS encoding peroxiredoxin, translating into MSLRIGDAAPNFKAQTSIGDIDFYEFLGDSWGVLFSHPADYTPVCTTELGRTSALKGEFEKRNVKVLALSVDSAESHKGWIKDINETQNTNVEFPIIADEDKKVADLYDMIHPNASETLTVRSLFIISPDKKVKLMLTYPASTGRNFNEVLRVIDSLQLTANYSVATPADWEDGEDVVVMNSIKTEDIPAKFPKGHTVIKPYLRMTPQPNK; encoded by the coding sequence ATGAGTTTAAGAATAGGGGACGCAGCTCCCAATTTTAAGGCACAAACTTCTATCGGTGATATTGATTTCTATGAATTCTTAGGAGATAGTTGGGGAGTTTTATTTTCTCACCCTGCTGATTATACTCCTGTATGTACTACTGAATTAGGACGTACTTCTGCATTAAAGGGGGAGTTCGAAAAAAGAAACGTTAAGGTATTGGCACTTAGTGTGGATTCTGCGGAATCGCATAAAGGCTGGATTAAAGATATTAATGAAACTCAAAATACCAATGTTGAGTTCCCAATTATTGCAGATGAAGATAAAAAGGTGGCAGATCTTTATGATATGATTCATCCAAATGCATCTGAGACATTAACTGTACGTTCATTGTTCATTATCTCACCTGATAAGAAAGTAAAGCTGATGTTGACTTATCCGGCTTCTACCGGACGTAATTTTAATGAAGTATTAAGAGTGATTGATTCTTTACAGCTTACTGCTAATTATAGCGTGGCTACACCTGCTGATTGGGAAGATGGAGAGGATGTAGTTGTTATGAATAGTATTAAAACGGAAGATATTCCGGCTAAGTTCCCTAAAGGACATACAGTAATTAAACCATATTTGAGGATGACACCTCAACCAAACAAGTAA
- a CDS encoding DUF72 domain-containing protein produces the protein MDFGKVAVNELGSVDFTLPEDGKQTAITLSGTKAVKDPAFYIGCAKWGRKEWLNMIYPQKTKEANFLDEYVKHFNSIELNAVFYSIPNAELIRKWRVKAEDNASNGFLFCPKFSRTISHIKRLKDAEVPTDLYLTSIHEFGQFLGPCFLQLGDNFGPKNFDVLENYIKHLPVDLEVFVELRHEDWFWDAAARAQLFEMLARYKKGAVITDASGRRDCVHMELTIPEIFIRFVGNGQEHKDSDFARIDDWVVRIRTWLDRGLEKVYFFLHQHDEKDTPILANYTIEQFNKHLGAKIAPIKFINDPNDMTKQRELF, from the coding sequence ATGGACTTTGGAAAAGTAGCAGTAAATGAGCTTGGATCTGTAGATTTTACACTGCCTGAAGATGGGAAGCAGACTGCCATAACACTTTCGGGAACTAAAGCAGTTAAAGATCCAGCATTTTACATTGGTTGTGCAAAATGGGGTCGGAAGGAGTGGTTGAATATGATTTATCCTCAAAAAACCAAGGAAGCTAATTTTTTGGATGAGTATGTAAAACACTTTAATTCTATCGAGTTAAATGCTGTTTTTTACAGTATTCCCAATGCCGAGCTGATCCGCAAATGGCGTGTTAAGGCTGAAGATAATGCCAGTAATGGCTTTTTATTTTGTCCTAAATTTTCCAGAACCATCAGTCATATTAAAAGGTTAAAAGATGCAGAGGTACCTACTGATCTTTACCTGACAAGTATTCATGAGTTCGGACAGTTTTTAGGTCCTTGCTTTTTGCAATTGGGCGACAACTTTGGTCCTAAAAACTTTGATGTACTGGAGAATTACATTAAACACCTTCCTGTAGATTTAGAAGTTTTTGTGGAATTGAGACACGAGGACTGGTTTTGGGACGCGGCTGCGAGAGCTCAGCTTTTTGAAATGCTGGCGAGATATAAAAAAGGAGCTGTAATTACTGATGCCAGTGGCAGAAGAGATTGTGTGCATATGGAACTGACTATACCCGAAATATTTATCCGCTTTGTTGGAAATGGTCAGGAACATAAAGATTCAGATTTCGCAAGAATTGATGACTGGGTAGTCAGAATTAGAACCTGGTTGGATAGGGGATTAGAAAAGGTATATTTTTTTCTGCACCAGCATGATGAAAAGGATACACCGATTCTTGCCAATTATACGATTGAACAATTTAATAAACATTTAGGCGCTAAGATTGCACCCATTAAATTTATAAATGATCCTAATGATATGACAAAACAAAGAGAATTATTTTAA
- a CDS encoding GNAT family N-acetyltransferase, with protein MDKKRASQQEHVTFNSLINRMEIFRVNNTQGNLIFDLFDQYRVFYKQESDIKLAEDFIQARLDNNESVIFVAVINDKSKPVGFTQLYPKYSSARAVKNWILNDLYVAKEHRKQGIGEKLIKMAMAFAKENNAKFVELSTAIDNYTAQSLYEQIGFEIQNPEIDFYTYRISLT; from the coding sequence TTGGATAAAAAGCGTGCTAGCCAACAGGAGCATGTTACATTTAATTCACTAATCAACAGAATGGAGATATTTAGAGTAAACAATACACAAGGAAATTTGATTTTCGACCTATTTGACCAATACAGAGTATTTTACAAACAAGAATCTGATATTAAATTGGCTGAGGATTTTATTCAGGCGAGATTGGATAATAATGAATCTGTAATTTTTGTAGCAGTAATAAATGACAAGTCAAAACCAGTCGGATTCACCCAGCTATACCCCAAATATTCATCCGCACGTGCAGTTAAAAATTGGATACTAAATGATTTATATGTTGCGAAGGAACACCGCAAGCAAGGAATTGGCGAAAAACTTATAAAAATGGCAATGGCTTTTGCTAAAGAAAATAATGCTAAGTTCGTTGAACTCTCAACAGCAATTGACAACTATACCGCACAAAGTCTATATGAGCAGATAGGTTTTGAGATCCAAAATCCAGAAATCGATTTCTATACTTATAGAATTAGTTTGACATAG
- a CDS encoding transposase, producing the protein MKKERRKFSSVFKTKVVLEAIKESSTMQELASKYSLHPTQITAWKREFLEKADTVFGSEKPDEKEESKEKELYSKIGELQIQVDFLKKVLGK; encoded by the coding sequence ATGAAAAAAGAGCGTAGAAAATTCAGTTCTGTTTTCAAGACCAAAGTGGTGCTTGAAGCAATTAAGGAAAGTAGTACCATGCAAGAACTTGCGTCCAAATACAGTCTCCATCCCACACAGATCACCGCGTGGAAGCGTGAATTTCTTGAGAAAGCCGATACGGTGTTTGGTTCAGAGAAACCAGATGAAAAGGAAGAATCTAAAGAGAAGGAACTGTACTCCAAGATTGGCGAACTTCAGATCCAGGTTGATTTCCTAAAAAAAGTCTTGGGGAAATGA
- a CDS encoding IS3 family transposase: MSIIERRSLISPEHQALSIASQCKLLNLQRSCYYFKPKGESLFNQSIMNLIDRKFLDCPFYGVDRMTAYLNKDLGCHVNNKRIRRLYRVMNLRTIYPKKNLSKANAAHHKYPYLLKGLKIDRPGQVWQADITYIPMFRGFMYMFAIIDVYSRKIVGWSISNTMTVEWCRDVLLETIEEHGTPGIFNTDQGSQFTSPIFTKALKDSNVSISMDGKGRALDNVFIERFWRSLKQEYIYLNPPNGGMELFQGIKRYVEFYNNERRHRSMDDLTPNEVFYQNNKKVS, translated from the coding sequence ATGAGTATAATTGAAAGGCGTAGCCTTATTTCCCCGGAGCACCAGGCGCTGAGTATTGCCAGTCAGTGCAAGCTACTGAACTTGCAGCGCAGCTGCTATTATTTCAAGCCTAAAGGCGAGTCGCTGTTCAACCAGTCGATAATGAATTTGATTGACCGTAAGTTTCTTGACTGCCCGTTTTACGGCGTGGACCGGATGACTGCGTATCTTAACAAAGATTTGGGATGTCATGTGAATAACAAGCGTATACGTCGTCTTTATCGTGTGATGAACCTGCGGACAATTTATCCTAAAAAGAACCTGAGCAAGGCTAATGCGGCACACCATAAATATCCATATTTGCTGAAAGGCTTGAAAATAGATCGGCCGGGCCAGGTTTGGCAGGCTGATATCACTTATATTCCCATGTTCAGAGGCTTCATGTATATGTTTGCCATTATTGATGTGTACAGCCGAAAGATTGTCGGATGGAGCATTTCAAATACCATGACCGTAGAATGGTGCAGAGATGTACTGCTTGAAACCATTGAAGAACATGGTACACCTGGTATATTTAATACGGATCAAGGCTCACAGTTCACCAGTCCGATCTTCACTAAAGCACTTAAAGACAGTAATGTAAGTATATCTATGGATGGCAAGGGAAGAGCCTTGGATAATGTGTTCATTGAGCGATTCTGGAGATCTTTGAAACAGGAGTATATTTATCTTAACCCACCTAACGGTGGTATGGAATTATTCCAGGGTATAAAACGGTATGTGGAATTTTATAACAATGAACGAAGGCATCGGTCAATGGACGATCTTACGCCAAATGAGGTATTCTATCAAAATAATAAAAAAGTGTCCTAA